TTTGTGCCTCTTCCTTTTTCTTCACCAATAATCATTGTAGTCTGTTCGCCTATTTTACCAAGAAAACATACGATTGCCTTATCATCTTTAAAATGTCTATCTCCGCTAATCTCATAAGCATCTTTGAGGATAGATTCAATATAATCCATTGCATAAGGACGATCAGGATGACGTGCAAGCTGTAATTTTTGGTAATCACTTATATTAGAATACACACTAGATACTTCTTTCTCAAGCTCTTTTTCAAGAATTGAAATAGCATCATTATCGCCACTTATCATAGCAGATTCTATGTCATCTTGGAGATTTTTAATTTTTTGCTCAAAATCAAGATAGGTTGCCATTATCTTCCCTATTAGATTTTGCTAAATATTACAACGCCATTTGTGCCACCAAAGCCAAATGAATTGCTCATTACAACATCAATTTTCGCCTCACGCGCGTTATTAGGGATATAATCCAAATCACATTCAGGGTCTGGAACTTCTTGGTTAATTGTCGGAGGTAGAATACCCTCTTGCATAGCCATTATAGAAATAACAGCTTCTATTGCACCAGCTGCACCCAAGCAATGCCCAATTTGTCCTTTTGTAGAGCTTATGGGCGGAACAGATTCTTTAGAGCCAAAAGCAGCTTTGAGTGCCATTGTCTCATAAAGGTCATTATAAGCTGTGCTTGTGCCGTGTGCATTAACATAATCTACAGATTTATTTGCCATTTTAAGAGCTGCCTTCATTGCCCTTAAAGCACCCTCACCTTGTGGAGCAGGAGTCGTGATATGATTAGCATCACCACTTTCACCAAAGCCAATAAGTTCTGCATAAATCTTTGCACCGCGTTTTTTGGCACTTTCATATTCCTCAAGCACTAATGCTCCAGCACCTTCACCCATAACAAATCCATTACGTTCTTTATCAAATGGACGCGAAGCTTTCAATGGCTCATCATTTCTATCACTTAAGGCTTTCATTGCTGCAAAACCGCCTATTCCCACAGGACAAATTGAAGATTCTGAACCAATTACAAGCATAGCATCTGCACCATTGAGCATAATGGTTTTTGCTGCTTCGCTAATAGCGTGTGTTCCAGCTGCACACGCTGTAACGCTTGCAAGATTTGGACCTTTAAGTCCATATTCAATAGAGATAAAGCCTCCAAGCATATTTACAAGTGCAGAGGGAATAAAGAATGGATTAATACGGCGAGGACCCTTTTGCTCACAGGCAATGGAATTTTTCTCAATATTACCAAGTCCGCCAATGCCTGCGCCAGAGCTAACACCAAATCGCTCACTGAGTGCCATATTGATGACATTGCCCTCAAGCAATCCACATTCACTCATTGCCTCCCTTGCTGCTTTTAACCCAAGCTGGATAAATCGGTCAGCCTTTTTTACCTCGCGCGGGTCAAGGACTTCTTCAGGATTAAAGTCTGTAATTTCACCGGCAATTTTGACAGGAAAATTTTCTACATCAAAGCAAGAAATTCTTTTAATCCCACATTGTCCATTGACGATAGCTTTAAAAGAGTCGCTTTTGTTTAAGCCTAATGAGTTAATCATTCCTAAACCAGTTACTACTACTCGACGCATTATTATTCCTTTTAATTATAAGGGGTTATAGAATCCAAGCTTTCTAAAGCAGTGGCGGATTCTATAAGGTTTTATACTTTATTTATTTGCTTCAATATAAGCAACAACATCTTTAACTGTTTTGATTTTTTCTGCTTCTTCGTCTGGAATCTCAATAGAGAATTTTTCCTCAAGAGCCATAACAAGCTCAACAACATCAAGAGAATCTGCATTCAAATCCTCAATAAAACGAGATTCTGGCTTTACTTCATTTGCATCAACACTTAATTGTTCAACAACTACCGCCTTTACACTTTCAAATGTATCCATTGTATTCTCCTTGGTTTTAAACTTAAAACTGCCATTATAACAAAGATTTGTTAAATGGCAAACTACATATAAAGCCCACCATTGACCTTTAATACCTCACCTGTAATATAGCTTGAAGATTCTGAAAGCAAAAACGCCACTGCTTCAGCCACATCACTTGCCTGCCCAAAACGTGAGAGAGGAATATTCTTGATATAAGATTCTACTACTTCAGGTTTAAGTTCATTTGTCATATCGCTTTGAATAAAACCGGGTGTAACACAATTAAAGCGCACATTTCGCGGTGCGCCCTCATAAGCAAAAGATTTACTCATTGCAATCATTCCACCCTTACTTGCTGCATAATTTGTTTGTCCCATATTACCACGCTCACCAATAATTGAAGCAATATTTACAACACTTCCAAAACGTTGTTTGCTCATTATTTTTAAAGCTTCTCTACAACCGATAAAACACGATTTCAAATTGGCTTCAATTACGCTCTGAAAATCTTCTACGCTCATACGCAATGCAAGTTTATCATTTGTAATTCCTGCATTATTCACAAGATAGGCTAATTTCTCATCACTTTGTGTAATAACTTTTAACCCATCAACAAATTCTTCTTCCCTGCTTACATCAAACTTAATCACTGCTGCTCTACCGCCATTTGATTCTATTTCCTCTTTTACTTTTTGAGCAAGTTCAGGTTTTGAGCGGTAATTTATCCATACTTTAAGCCCATAGTTTGCCAAAGTTTTAGCAATTTGTGCTCCAATTCCTTTACTCGCGCCTGTAACGAGCACATTTTCTCCATTGAATTTCATTGTATCTCCTTTTTTTACACAATCTTAGCTTATTTTAGCTAATTTTTGTTCATTCTACATTAAAGCTTATGCTATCCATATTCCCATCTTCACCCACAATGACAAGAGAATAACTACGCCGAGTAAGAAATAATTTAAGTGTAGATTGTGTAGAAGTGTGGATAAGTTTTTCATTTAAATACCACGATACTTGTTGATTTTTTAGATTGGCAATGCGGATTATAAGCTCTTGTTGCCCTGAAAAATCTTTAGGCTGAATAATTTTAAGATGATTTGTAGGATAGATAATTTGGAGGCTTTTGTGCTGCCCCAAGAGGTGTTTTTGGATATTGACATTTTGAAGTTTATAATAAGCTAAAACATTAATAGGAAGTTTAAGCACAAGAGAAGGTTTTGCCCAAAGAAAGTCCTTAGAAGTAGAATCCACTTCTTTTCCATTTGCAAGAAAAACTTTTTTCAAAAAAGGCGAGGGTTGCAGAGGTTTAGC
This genomic stretch from Helicobacter sp. MIT 21-1697 harbors:
- a CDS encoding beta-ketoacyl-ACP synthase II, which encodes MRRVVVTGLGMINSLGLNKSDSFKAIVNGQCGIKRISCFDVENFPVKIAGEITDFNPEEVLDPREVKKADRFIQLGLKAAREAMSECGLLEGNVINMALSERFGVSSGAGIGGLGNIEKNSIACEQKGPRRINPFFIPSALVNMLGGFISIEYGLKGPNLASVTACAAGTHAISEAAKTIMLNGADAMLVIGSESSICPVGIGGFAAMKALSDRNDEPLKASRPFDKERNGFVMGEGAGALVLEEYESAKKRGAKIYAELIGFGESGDANHITTPAPQGEGALRAMKAALKMANKSVDYVNAHGTSTAYNDLYETMALKAAFGSKESVPPISSTKGQIGHCLGAAGAIEAVISIMAMQEGILPPTINQEVPDPECDLDYIPNNAREAKIDVVMSNSFGFGGTNGVVIFSKI
- the acpP gene encoding acyl carrier protein; the encoded protein is MDTFESVKAVVVEQLSVDANEVKPESRFIEDLNADSLDVVELVMALEEKFSIEIPDEEAEKIKTVKDVVAYIEANK
- the fabG gene encoding 3-oxoacyl-ACP reductase FabG, translating into MKFNGENVLVTGASKGIGAQIAKTLANYGLKVWINYRSKPELAQKVKEEIESNGGRAAVIKFDVSREEEFVDGLKVITQSDEKLAYLVNNAGITNDKLALRMSVEDFQSVIEANLKSCFIGCREALKIMSKQRFGSVVNIASIIGERGNMGQTNYAASKGGMIAMSKSFAYEGAPRNVRFNCVTPGFIQSDMTNELKPEVVESYIKNIPLSRFGQASDVAEAVAFLLSESSSYITGEVLKVNGGLYM